In the Defluviitalea raffinosedens genome, CATGATATTTATTAAGTATCCCTGTAAAAAAGTTGGTATAAAAAAGTCGTGGATTGCCTTCTAAAGTATTTCTGTCTCTTTCATTCATATATCGTCTTAGTTGTTCGAAGGCTTCTTTTTTTCCTATGTTTTCATTCTTCCCTCTCTCTAAAAAAGGAGATTTACATTCTAAAACCACTACAGGAATGCCATTGACAAACACTACGATATCAGGAAAAATCGATTTCCCCGAAAGGGTCTTTACTTCAAACTGCCTTGTGACTAGAAAATCGTTATTATCTACATTCTCCCAATCGATAAAATATACGGTTTGAGGCTTCTTTTGACCATTCCCGTAAATGTCCTGGTCTACAGTAAATTTTAAGTCTACAATGGCGTCATATAGCTTTTCATTGATCTCCAAAAGGCTTGTCCCCAGATTCTCTGGTCTGCTTAGGTACCGAACAGACTTATTAAGATTATCTTCATCCATCCATGGATTAAGTCTTCTTAAAGCCTTTTTTAACCTATTCCCCAATATGACTTCTGTAAAAGTTTCCCTTTCTCCCTTCTCAGGAATCAGTTCTTTCCCATGGATAAAGTCGTAATGTAAGACATTCTGCATATATTCAATAGCTGGAAGTTCTACAAGTGTTTCTTCATTACCAAGATAATTACTCACTATGATCCCCCACATCTTACCCTTTACTTTATAATATAGCTAACTCATACCCTTTATTTTTCATATAATGTCCTTTAATTATTGCAACTTTAATGAGTTGCTCTAAAAACTTTTTTTCGGTTGTATCTATAAATTTATCATTAATGACATCATATTTTCCAAAACAAACCGTATTCTTTTTTACTATATCAATTCCCTCTCTTGCAAGATCCATAACTAGCATATCTCTATTTCTTTCTCTTTCTTCTTTTGTCATGTTTCTACTAAATAATTTTAGCTGTATTTCCAAACTAATTTCTCCATCAGAATAGCCCATACTTAAATTAATCGATGTCAGCATCCCTCTATTGTTATATACAAAAATTCTATAATATCCTGAAATGTTTTCGTATAACTGAATAGAAATTGGCATTTCAAAATCATTACTTACTATTGTAAACTCTAAGTCTTTACCAAAGAAATTAGTTTCCGCCAAATCGCCAGCTTGATTATTAATACTATAACTATGTCCCTTGTTTAATATGAATTGATTTCCATTAATAAAAATTTCTTTTAAATCTACTGATAAAATCTTATTGGTAAAATTCTGAATTATCGCTTCATTCATCAATCTATTCCCCTATACCTCTATAACCTCTCAATATACAAAATCCAAAATTTCTGCAGTTCATTTATGCGTCTTGTGTGGATTTATTTACAATTTTTATATTTTTCTAAAAATGTTTTAATAGTATCTCATATCAAACTTTTCCATGCCTTATTACATATACCTACTCTAAACTTTTACCCTAATCTTTCCTGTTAAAAGTTTCTGCATAAGTCCTTTTTTGAGTTTCTGAAGTTTTTCTTTTTTTAATTCATATTGTTCTATTTGCTCATCTACAGAAGATAAAATTGTAGCTATCTTTTCCTGTTCTTTAATAGAAGGCACAGCGATTTTATATTCTTTAATAATCATTTGACTTATATTTGGTTGAGCTCCCCCTGCTCCTAATTCAATCAAATTTTCTTTATTAAAACTCAAAATATAATATAGATATTCATAACTTAGTATTTCTTCCTTACATATAATCGCACAACAGGCTTGATTAGTTGTTAGCTCTCTCTTCGATATCGATACTTTACCTATTGTTGCTCCATACATAGCTATCAAAACTGAATTAATGGGTATTAATTTAGCTGATGATTTTAAAACAGCTTTTTCTGTGATTTTTTCTTCTGAATCGAAAATATATTTTTGGTTCAGCTCACCAGTTTTTAACCACGGAATAGTCCCGTTCTCGTAATACTCTTTATGAGATCTACTTGGAGTCCCTCCACTTATAGTATCTCCTACATCTTTGATCCTGAGTATTTCCCACTCTTCTGGTATTTTTCCTAGCTCCGTATCCTTAAACCTACTATGGCCAATTCCTTTTGTAAGAAGCCTCTGCATAAGTCCTTTTTTCAGTTCCTTTGTTTTTTCTATAAGATTATCAGTAATTTCTATTTGCTTATCTACAGATGATAGAATTGATGCTATCTTTTTTTGTTCTTCAATAGATGGAACTAATATTTTTATATTCTTTATATTGGATCTAGATATTCCATATACTGTCGCACCTGTGGCTAATTTTACAAATTGCTTTCTAACTTGTGTTGTACTAAAACAATATTTTTTATATAAAGTATGGAGTTTTTTAATTTTATCTTTTGCAACAATAGTGTGTAGACCTGCTACAAATTTTTCATTATTATCATTAATAATTACTACACTTTTTCCTATACCTTCATAATCTTCGGACGCATCTGCAAAAACTACATCGCCTGTATTCAACAATAATTCTTCTTTTAATTTGTTAACTTCAATATCAATTTTAGGTAACCAGTCACTATCTTCTTTTATACTAAAGTAATTCTTATTTTTTTTATGGATATCACCATAATGCAAATAATAGATACCATGTTCTGATAAATTATCTCTTGAAATAGATATTCCACTATAAAAGTTAAAAAGATCTTCTAATTTTTCAATTTCCCAGTGGATAGGTATCTCTCCCTGTTCTGTCATCTTATATCCTTCTCTAGCCTTTTCCACTCTTCTCACCTGCCTCTATATTATGTCAAATCCTAGTTCCTCGAGGTACTGGTTTAACTGCTCTTCTGCATCTGCTATTTTAGATTTCAATTCTCTTATGTCCTGCAATACCAAATCAATATCTATTTCTTCCTCTTCTTCTGTAGTATCCACATATCTGCTTATATTCAGGTTATAATTATTTTCTTTTATGGTATCCAAATCTACGACATTGGCATATTTTTCGACATCTTCATATGCATCAAAAGTTTTTACAATCTTTTCAATGTCTTCATCTCTTAATTTATTTTTATTACCATCCTTAACAAAGTCTTTACTTGCATCAATAAAGAGAACCTTATTCTTTCTTTTTTCATCCTTATTTTTAGTAATCACAAGGATCGCTGCGGGGATACCTGTTCCATAAAAGATGTTTTGTGGCAGTCCAATGACTGCTTCTATCAAATCATCTTTAAGAAATCCTTCTCTGATCTTTCCCTCTGCTCCTCCTCTGAATAAAACACCATGAGGAACTACAGAAGCCATTTTACCCTTTGCATTTAAGCTTGCAATCATATGGGACACAAAAGCCAAATCACCATATGACTTAGGAGGTATTCCATAAGGAAATCTGTGGTATTGATCGGTACTTGCCTCTTCTGATCCCCAATGCTTTAGTGAAAACGGAGGATTTGCAAGAACTTTGTCAAAAGTCTTTAATACTCCACCTTCTGTATGTTTTGGTTCTCTTATAGTATCACCTTTTTGAATATCTGCTCCTTTAGCCCCATGTAAAATCATGTTCATTTTACAAATAGCCCAGGTAGAAAGATTGATTTCTTGTCCATATAAAGAAATATTTTTGTAATTACCCCCATGCTCTTTGATATATCTAAGACTCTGAATCAGCATACCACCAGAACCACAGGTAGGGTCATAGATGCGATCTCCTTCCTGGGGTTTTAATAGATTGACCATCACTTTAACGACCTCTGTAGGGGTATAGAATTCTCCTCCCTTTTTACCACCTTCATCAGCAAATTGCTTAATTAAATATTCATAGGCATTTCCGAGAATATCTTCAGACTCTATACATTCATTGGATAAATTCATACTATCAAATATAAGTAGTAATTGATTTAATTTCTTATCGGGTACTCTTTCTTTATCATTATAATTTACGGTCGTTAGGACCCCTATTAATTCACTGTTTTTAGGTTCATCTTCAATTGCTTTAAATGCCTTGTCCAATTCAGGTCCAATGTTTAGATTTAAGTTTTTTAACTTATCCCATCTGGCCTGTTCTGGAACATAGAAAGTTTCATATATAGAAGGATCGTTTAAAAGCTCCTGGATTTCTTCCTCTTCCATCCCTTGTTCTCTAAATTCTTTTTCCCTAATGACTCTCTCAGAATTAAATTCATCATTCATTCTTTTTAAAAATAA is a window encoding:
- a CDS encoding restriction endonuclease subunit S — translated: MEKAREGYKMTEQGEIPIHWEIEKLEDLFNFYSGISISRDNLSEHGIYYLHYGDIHKKNKNYFSIKEDSDWLPKIDIEVNKLKEELLLNTGDVVFADASEDYEGIGKSVVIINDNNEKFVAGLHTIVAKDKIKKLHTLYKKYCFSTTQVRKQFVKLATGATVYGISRSNIKNIKILVPSIEEQKKIASILSSVDKQIEITDNLIEKTKELKKGLMQRLLTKGIGHSRFKDTELGKIPEEWEILRIKDVGDTISGGTPSRSHKEYYENGTIPWLKTGELNQKYIFDSEEKITEKAVLKSSAKLIPINSVLIAMYGATIGKVSISKRELTTNQACCAIICKEEILSYEYLYYILSFNKENLIELGAGGAQPNISQMIIKEYKIAVPSIKEQEKIATILSSVDEQIEQYELKKEKLQKLKKGLMQKLLTGKIRVKV
- a CDS encoding type I restriction-modification system subunit M; translation: MEKLTQQQLESKLWACADVLRGELSATQYMDYIFGMLFLKRMNDEFNSERVIREKEFREQGMEEEEIQELLNDPSIYETFYVPEQARWDKLKNLNLNIGPELDKAFKAIEDEPKNSELIGVLTTVNYNDKERVPDKKLNQLLLIFDSMNLSNECIESEDILGNAYEYLIKQFADEGGKKGGEFYTPTEVVKVMVNLLKPQEGDRIYDPTCGSGGMLIQSLRYIKEHGGNYKNISLYGQEINLSTWAICKMNMILHGAKGADIQKGDTIREPKHTEGGVLKTFDKVLANPPFSLKHWGSEEASTDQYHRFPYGIPPKSYGDLAFVSHMIASLNAKGKMASVVPHGVLFRGGAEGKIREGFLKDDLIEAVIGLPQNIFYGTGIPAAILVITKNKDEKRKNKVLFIDASKDFVKDGNKNKLRDEDIEKIVKTFDAYEDVEKYANVVDLDTIKENNYNLNISRYVDTTEEEEEIDIDLVLQDIRELKSKIADAEEQLNQYLEELGFDII